A stretch of DNA from Babesia bovis T2Bo chromosome 2, whole genome shotgun sequence:
AACCCGCTCTCATTCATGTCCAATACAGGATTCTGAAGATATCAAGGAGCCATCAATAACCGCTACTGGTATCATACACGACTCTGATGGCACCACCGATGTCAATAACCCAGTTGACACAGAGAGTAAACAAAGTGAAAATATCGCATCATTGAACAACAGTGTAGAAGTCATCGTTATAGATGACGAAGATAGTGTTACCCCAAGGGGTAAGGATCCCGCGAAACAAGACGAAGAGTTCCACAATTGTGAGCCCACTTCATCAATGGAAACATGCGCGGAGCAATTGACGGTCGACTTTTACGTACATAGCACCCAGTTGGATGAAGATATTGGGAACCTGGCATCCATACAACTGGAATCTAACGTTCCTGATTATAACACGGATGTACCAAACCCGTCAACATCAGGTAGCAAGCTACCACTGTGGAGATCATGTTGGCTGCAAAGTGAAGATTCAAAGGCTGCTAGCCCAGGATATCGCTCTAACAGAAAGCGTAAAGTTCATTCGCCCAAAACAAGAGATGAGCGCAGGGTATCAATTGACCATAGTGAACAAAGCCTAGCAGAGAATGCACAACCTGCTACCACCAGAGCCAATGACACGTTAAATATATTCTGGGACATGGATTTCAGAAATGCTTCGCAGTCTAACCTTCTCAAGTGGGTACGCTTCTTCGGCGTGAAGGTAGGTACTAGTGTGTAAACTCAGGATTCCTGTATGTGGTGTACAAACGTCATACATTTACAGACCTCCGGCTCTAGTAATGCACTGGCCATGGAATTGGAAAAGATACGCGCCTACTTGTTAAATTATTGTCCAAAGTGACCGTAACATAACCCTAATGTGTGACttagatatatcatatagaCAGCAATGCGACTTTATACAGTGGCACTATGTTGCTACGGCTACAGGCCATAGCATGCTTGGCACTGGTCATACCGCTCGCGGTATTATCTTTCAGACGTCGTGATAATGGGTCACAACTACACCGTGGATTCCACCCATTCTACACTTTGTGTCTTAAAGATAACATAAATCGTTATAATAATGGATCACATCTATATTCAGTGTCTATTGACCAAGAGTATGTGAAGAATAATGATGAAATCAAAAAGACATTGAATCTCCCGCAAAATATATGGCCTAAGCGAAGTAATTTCTTCAAGGCTAACATTGAACGGCAAATACGCATACAGTCATTTTGGAAACACTATGATGTATACCGGCTACTGTTGGAAAGGCGGTTGGCATATTTTGGTAATAAAGAATTCAACGACTCCAGAGTAACGCAAAAAACGTGTATTATTCTCGATGGACCACCTTACGCCAATGGTAATGCGCATTATGGCCATTTTCTTAACAAAACGATAAAGGATGTGCTTTTAAGGGCATCACTGCTTGATGGTAAGCTTGCACTGCTCCTACCAGGGTGGGATTGCCATGGTATTCCCATAGAATCCAAGGTATTACAAAACACTGGGTACCATCCAGGGCAGTCACGAACTGATATCACAGAAACGGGATTGCCACTAGCAGTTGATATAAGGCAAAAATGCAGTCAAGTAGCAACGAAATCTATCGAGGCCCAAAAGAAGGTTTTCGAATCCGCTGGAGTATGGGCACTTTGGAAAGATTTTTATGCTACGTATCACTTCTACTATGAGCAGCAGGTGATGGAGGCCTTCGAAAAGCTTCTGCAATCTAATCTTATATACCGTGCGAGATGTCCACAACACTATAGCACGCAGTCACAGTCAGTGCTATCGTACGCCGAACTGCAGACTAAGCAATTAGATACATTAACTGCTTTGGTCGGTTTTGAACTTGTTGATAACACCGATGTTCTGCGTGCACTGGATTTCCATCGTCCTCTAGCTGAAGTACGCCTGGTATGTTGGACCACTACACCGTGGACATTACCAGCGAATCGCGGTGTCTTAATAAACGCAATCACTGATTACAACCTTTACTACAGGGATGGCATTTTATACGTCATGAACAACAATGAGAACTTCGGTATTTTCTCGGAGAAGCACTACGTGGGAACGCTGAGCGGCTCAATATTCGTTGGAAAGGAAATTATTAATCCCGTTACAggtgctatatataaggTCCACGACCACTGCGGTGTTATTGAAGATAAAGGCACGGGTATTGTCCATGCAGCACCGGCACATGGCATGGTTGATTTTAAGATACTCTCGAATTACCCAGGATTCACGATACATGATGGATATGTAAATGATCCCAATGCTATAACGAATGTTATAGACGAAAACGAACGCTACTACCCTGGAGTACACCCGCTGCTGGATAATAAACTTATTAAAGAGGTCGACACCGAATGTCTACGAAAAGTGTTGGGAACTTCACTACTCCACACTGAGGTACAGAACCTACCCGTTGATGTTGACAATAGATTTGGTAATCGGACACACGTAAGGTTGACTAAACAGTGGTTCCTGTCACTATTACAGCGGAAGGCGTGCATACCTAAATTGGATGAAATGAAGATATACCCAGAAGGGGCTAAAAACTACCTGAAGAAAATCATAGCCAATCGTGCACAAGATTGGTGTATAAGTAGACAAAGAATTTGGGGTATACCAATACCCATTGCGTTCGTAGATGTGGACGCCCTGGATGACCCGGAACTGGCAAAGCTATACAACATAGATTACCACGTACCAGGGACTGCACAGGGAGAATACTGTCTAAAAGTTAATGTAGACTCTTTGCCACACTATGAATTAGGCGATCGCGTCTTCAGGAAGTTGAACTACAAAGCTGATTCACTGGATATATGGTTCGAATCAGCATTAGCAAACCGAGTAACCATTAACAGACTTCGAGAAATACTGTTGACAATGGCCAAAAATGTAGCTCCACAGCAAAACTATGAATTTAGGGAACTGATACCCGAATATGCAATAGAGGGACAGGACCAATTTAGGGGCTGGTACCAATCGTCGATATTGGTTAACTACCTGTTGCAAAACGATACCAAATGCCTACTCGCCAAAGGGATCATTACACATGGATTCGTGAACGACGATAGTGGTAACAAGCTATCTAAGCGTAATCAACCTAGTGAAACACAGGATACAGTGAATCTTGATAATATGAAGCATACCACTACAGATAACATCGATCAGGATGGTACTGACGCTCCATTAACGGGGCCGTCCAATAAGAAATTGACCCATAAGCAACAAATCGATATACCCAATGTGGCCAAAGCTGGATTGGACAAAATGCTAGGTATGGAATACTACGAAGATACAGAACTGATAGAGCTCGACGAACCGCAGAGCCTTGGTGCAGACGTCTTGAGACTCTGGGCCTGCAGCAACGATTTCAAACGCAAGGATATACAGCTGAATAATTCCAACATATCAGAAGCTGTTGATCTTGCAAAGAAGATTGCTAACTTCTTCAAATATGCCATAGGGGTTACGCACGACTGTAAGATTAAGAGTGATACGTGCCGTTTACGGCTGGATTACTTTAATGccctggatatatacatgcttAAACTGTCATACGATCTTGTATACACCGCTAGAAAATACTTCAAAGAAGGTTGTCTGCACAAAGTTGTTCGAGAATTGGAAATATTCCTAACACGCTTctcaaatatatatgtctCATACTGCAAGGATAGGCTTTACTGCGATGTAAAGCACGGATGGTCACGTACATGCGCACAAATCATAATTAAAAAGATAATGCGTAACGTGCTAGACGTCGTGGCCCCGATAATGCCGCATATGGCAGAGGATGTCTACCAGACGATCCATAACGTCACAATGCCACAGAAAAGAAAGGATATGGCTAACATCAAGTCAGTATTTGGGAAGAGATGGATGAAGATGCCAAACTACCTTTCAAAAGTAGATGTCAATACCGCGATAGGCACCTTGCTGGATTTGAGGAATTTGGTTAACAAATTGAGACCGCAAAGAGATGACAAGGAGCTTATCATTCTATGTGACAGTGATGCcacaatatcgcaaatgcTAAATGTAGAAACCACTGCTAAGGTAGACCTCAGGTTACTCCTAGGGGTGGCCAACGTAAGAATTCTACCCAAGTCAAGGGATTATGTACCTCCAGAAACGTCGATAAAAGGAAACGGTTATGAAATTTGGCTTGTGGAAACAGACTACAGCAAATGTCAAAGATGTTGGCTATATAGACAGGAGGTTACACAAGGGTTCTGCGAAAGATGTGCGTCCATATGTACCAGCCCACCGGATTATGATATGCCAATGGATTCTACAGATACATCTGATCAGGAGACCGTTGAAGAAGAGGTCGATTGCGCAATGCTGGATGACAACGATGGCACcatagaagatgaagaatATTTTGACGAATAAATGCGTAGTGAGACTTTACTAGACAGCGATGTCATCTATAGAATACCTAAGCAATCGCTAAATAAGTTACCCTATACATATCAGTGGCCTAGTTAATAGATGCAAACCGTAAAAACTAAAAATTTAAACATTGAATATTAATGTAAAACGCTCTGCAAATTATGGCAGATCCAAGGCGATAAACGGTGCTATGATTAAATGCTCATGATGGGCATCACCATCTCACATTGTAGTACAAAGAATCACTTAGCATCTAACACATTTGCTGCAGGGGGTTGGTTTTTCCGATAGTTGTAAAGCCTATATAGCTGAGCTGCTTGAACGCTCGAGTTGCAAAAGTGGCATGCGAACAACAGCATGTTACGAGGTTGAACGGCGATAGCAAAGCGCATAAACAAGATGCTGTAAAAACATAATACACCAGTCATACGACCAGAAATACGTTCAGGGTCTTTGCGAATCTCACTGAGTCCAGCCACAACAAATCCCCAATTTGCAACTGGTCCCCAAAAATGAGTAGATAAGAAATATCTCCCAGACGATGTTGCCATTGATACAATACAGACGAAAAAAGTTGGAAGTTTCTTGAATGTATCTTAATAAAGCTCGTGTGAACTAGAGTCCTATAAATAGATAAAACTATTGTATCAACTAGATATAGTACCGTTAACCATCCATAATCATGTTTATTACTCTAAGCGTAACACTATTAATGCCGTCTATGTGTTTTATGAATCATGTGTAAACGTTACGTTTGAGACGCACATCATGTACACTCCGTGGTACCTACTCTCTAATGCATATTGCACTTTAATCTGTCAATTCAATAATACATCTATATCTCAACCAATAAAACGACAGTGTGGATATCCCCTGGGCTTGTGAACTACTTATTACCTAGGGACATTAAAGTAAACGGGCCATGTAAACACAATGTAACAATGGAGTATATCCCATCTGAGGTGGTGTGTTATTCATATACTGATCACCGTATCTAAATGAGAAacatatttaatgtttAATGATCTGTACAGTGCTAATAACATTAGCCCGATTCTTGAACTATTTCATCGATATCACGGGTTACAATAGAACGTTCGTAGCTGCTCAAACGTTGGTTTATCACGGAATAAACGGCATTGACCAATGCAAGGTACAATCCTGCAGCAGAGTTGGCATACAATGCAAGTGATAAGTGGAATAGCAAAATGGGCCACTCAATACCACGAGGTACCAATCGAACCAAGTAATCATGATAATAAGTCAGCTGAACAACAATATCCAAGTTGGCAGATTTCAACAACTTCGGAATGTTGTGAATGGCGTTCCGGACGTAACCCGTGGCAGCAGCCTGACTTTCAGTTGCACGGAAACTAGATTGATCCAACAAATGCTCAACGTCCACTGCATTTGCGAAATTcttgaatataaacatggTACCAAGGTTACCAGCAGTCGCAATAGCACAGACAATACCAGTGACCACGGAAGCCAACTTCGATGCCAAAGGACTCAGAATGAATGATGCAGTATGGAAATTCTCCCTAAATAAAGCATGCTGAATAGCAGTAATAAATGCCAATCTGGCAATAACGGCAGAGTGTACAATGAAGTGAATCAAACCACTTAATGATTCACCACTCCAATAGCCGCCAAAAACACCAGTACCCAAAGCGTTCAGGGCGCGTGGCAAAAAGGCAAacttttgcgatatactGCCGCCAACACTGTAGACACCATTGGGTATCATCGATACCCAGTTAACGTTACGACCGTAAAACCAGGCGCGTAAACCTAACTTCATCACAGATTCAGCAGTTAACACGCTTAATGCGATACGCAACATATCCTCGACGGTAAAGCTCCCGCACTCACCCTGAAATGCCCAACGCTTACGTAACATCGACATAATAGATGGAGTTGAAGCGAAGCGTAAAACAAACCATGGAATGGAAGATAATGTTGCCATTAAAAATAGCACAATGGGACTCTCTTGAGCACCAACACCATGGTCTAATAACAGCAACCTAAATGAAGCAAGAATGTTACTCAGAACCCTAAACATGTTAGGTTGGGGAACGATAGAACAGTATGGCAACGACCGCATCATTGGATGCAGAGACTTCGTCATAGGTCCATAATGTGGATATAAAGCATAAGGGGTGATAACGCCCAAACCAGCATCCACTATAGAGCTGGACTTAACAGCACTTGATCCATCTTTTGGTAATACGCGAGGGAATATGGATGGTGCTTTACGATATGAATCCAGTCTTTGTTGTACAATGTCCTCTGATGGCACTGTGACATTTCGGCTTAATGAAACGTCGGTATTGTCCAATGTCAAACCGTCGCCATTCTCATGGCTAGTGTATGTGCCATTGATAGGATTCAATGGTCGCCTTGTGTTAATCCGATTGATGCTGCCGTCATTTGCGATCTGAACCTTCGCTGTCTTCGCTGAAGACGGTTTGTCATATGACTTGGTTCTTATAGCGTCTACACGTGGACATAATGTTGCCTACAACAGGATGTATCATAGAGTCAGAACTGTTTAAAGCAAACGATGTCTCATACCTACCTTCTGTGATTGGTATAACTCCTTTGCATAAGTAGAGTATACCAACAAGGTACAAATGTATACAGATGACAAAGGCAACATTGTTTCACCGAATGTGTCGGTGAAAAGGCAATGTGTCTAAATGGTACAAACCAGAAGTAAAAACATGGTACACCAGCTCAGTAGAGCTAATTC
This window harbors:
- a CDS encoding tRNA synthetases class I family protein — translated: MLLRLQAIACLALVIPLAVLSFRRRDNGSQLHRGFHPFYTLCLKDNINRYNNGSHLYSVSIDQEYVKNNDEIKKTLNLPQNIWPKRSNFFKANIERQIRIQSFWKHYDVYRLLLERRLAYFGNKEFNDSRVTQKTCIILDGPPYANGNAHYGHFLNKTIKDVLLRASLLDGKLALLLPGWDCHGIPIESKVLQNTGYHPGQSRTDITETGLPLAVDIRQKCSQVATKSIEAQKKVFESAGVWALWKDFYATYHFYYEQQVMEAFEKLLQSNLIYRARCPQHYSTQSQSVLSYAELQTKQLDTLTALVGFELVDNTDVLRALDFHRPLAEVRLVCWTTTPWTLPANRGVLINAITDYNLYYRDGILYVMNNNENFGIFSEKHYVGTLSGSIFVGKEIINPVTGAIYKVHDHCGVIEDKGTGIVHAAPAHGMVDFKILSNYPGFTIHDGYVNDPNAITNVIDENERYYPGVHPLLDNKLIKEVDTECLRKVLGTSLLHTEVQNLPVDVDNRFGNRTHVRLTKQWFLSLLQRKACIPKLDEMKIYPEGAKNYLKKIIANRAQDWCISRQRIWGIPIPIAFVDVDALDDPELAKLYNIDYHVPGTAQGEYCLKVNVDSLPHYELGDRVFRKLNYKADSLDIWFESALANRVTINRLREILLTMAKNVAPQQNYEFRELIPEYAIEGQDQFRGWYQSSILVNYLLQNDTKCLLAKGIITHGFVNDDSGNKLSKRNQPSETQDTVNLDNMKHTTTDNIDQDGTDAPLTGPSNKKLTHKQQIDIPNVAKAGLDKMLGMEYYEDTELIELDEPQSLGADVLRLWACSNDFKRKDIQLNNSNISEAVDLAKKIANFFKYAIGVTHDCKIKSDTCRLRLDYFNALDIYMLKLSYDLVYTARKYFKEGCLHKVVRELEIFLTRFSNIYVSYCKDRLYCDVKHGWSRTCAQIIIKKIMRNVLDVVAPIMPHMAEDVYQTIHNVTMPQKRKDMANIKSVFGKRWMKMPNYLSKVDVNTAIGTLLDLRNLVNKLRPQRDDKELIILCDSDATISQMLNVETTAKVDLRLLLGVANVRILPKSRDYVPPETSIKGNGYEIWLVETDYSKCQRCWLYRQEVTQGFCERCASICTSPPDYDMPMDSTDTSDQETVEEEVDCAMLDDNDGTIEDEEYFDE
- a CDS encoding Mitochondrial pyruvate carrier 1 family protein, with the protein product MATSSGRYFLSTHFWGPVANWGFVVAGLSEIRKDPERISGRMTGVLCFYSILFMRFAIAVQPRNMLLFACHFCNSSVQAAQLYRLYNYRKNQPPAANVLDAK
- a CDS encoding putative integral membrane protein, whose product is MLPLSSVYICTLLVYSTYAKELYQSQKATLCPRVDAIRTKSYDKPSSAKTAKVQIANDGSINRINTRRPLNPINGTYTSHENGDGLTLDNTDVSLSRNVTVPSEDIVQQRLDSYRKAPSIFPRVLPKDGSSAVKSSSIVDAGLGVITPYALYPHYGPMTKSLHPMMRSLPYCSIVPQPNMFRVLSNILASFRLLLLDHGVGAQESPIVLFLMATLSSIPWFVLRFASTPSIMSMLRKRWAFQGECGSFTVEDMLRIALSVLTAESVMKLGLRAWFYGRNVNWVSMIPNGVYSVGGSISQKFAFLPRALNALGTGVFGGYWSGESLSGLIHFIVHSAVIARLAFITAIQHALFRENFHTASFILSPLASKLASVVTGIVCAIATAGNLGTMFIFKNFANAVDVEHLLDQSSFRATESQAAATGYVRNAIHNIPKLLKSANLDIVVQLTYYHDYLVRLVPRGIEWPILLFHLSLALYANSAAGLYLALVNAVYSVINQRLSSYERSIVTRDIDEIVQESG